The Mytilus trossulus isolate FHL-02 chromosome 3, PNRI_Mtr1.1.1.hap1, whole genome shotgun sequence genome contains a region encoding:
- the LOC134712540 gene encoding annexin A7-like, translating to MEQKEMPPPYSGPPQGAPPPQGYGPPPQQGYGPPPQGHYPPPQQGYAPPPQQGYAPPPQQGYYPPPQPQQMQQQQQQTTVVNIGGQQQSTVLVQHRERFADKICLNIVISLFFPFWIFVWICMCICET from the exons ATGGAG caaaagGAAATGCCACCACCATACAGTGGTCCACCACAAGGTGCCCCACCACCTCAGGGATATGGACCACCTCCACAACAAGGATATGGTCCACCACCCCAGGGACATTACCCACCGCCACAACAAGGATATGCCCCACCACCGCAACAAGGATATGCCCCACCACCACAACAAGGATATTATCCACCACCACAACCACAACAAATGCAGCAGCagcaacaacaaacaacagttgTAAACATTGGTGGCCAACAACAATCGACAGTTTTAGTGCAACACAGAGAACG GTTTGCTGACAAAATCTGTTTGAATATTGTGATTTCACTGTTCTTCCCGTTCTGGATATTTGTATGGATTTGTATG TGCATTTGTGAAACCTAA